The Granulicella cerasi region GCTCCACCTTCATGCTCTACCTTGGCGTAGACAAGACCTACCCCGACTCCGACCACCACACCATCATTTTCGCGAATGACTACCAGCGCAATCTGGCAGACATCTCGCAACGCAAGATCGCCTCGGAAGACGTGTCGGTATACGTGCGAAACTCCGTGGTGAATGACCCTTCTACTGCTCCCGAAGGTCACTCTGCGCTCTACGTCCTGGTGCCCACGCCGAACAACTTCAGCGAGATCGATTGGGAGATGAAGAAGTCCGACTATCGAAAGATGGCGCTGCAACTGCTCAAGGAACGTTCGGTATTCCACGACATTGAGGAGCATATCGTCGCGGAACAGATTGTGACGCCCGCGGACTGGGAGCGCAACTCGGTCTACGCCGGAGCGACCTTCAACATGGGCCACAACTGGACACAGATGCTCTACCTTCGACCGCATAATAAGTTCGAAGAGGTCGACAACTGCTATCTCGTTGGAGGCGGCACTCATCCCGGTTCGGGCTTGCCGACGATCTTCGAATCAGCACGCATCGCCGCGAACATGCTCTGCGCCAAGTACCGCGTTCCCCATCGCGAAGCCACGCCATATGGGCAGATCGCTTTCGCGGAACCAGCACAATGAAGAACGAGGTGATCGCTCGATCACGCCGCGCAGGAGAACTCTGGGCCGCATCCTCCTGGCGTTCTCGCCATGCCATGCTCGCGCGACTTGCAGACGTGTTCGTCGAGCGCCAGGAGGAGATCGTTGATGCGATCGTCGCAGACACGGGCAAGCCTCCGCTCGATGCGCTGGGTGGAGATCTTCTGGTTACGCTGGAGCACTTCCGCTTCTACGGAAATCATGCCGAAAGAATTCTGTCGCCGCTTCGCCTGGGACGCAGCCGCTTGCTCTTTGGCTCTGCCAGATTTACGCGCTACTATGAGCCGCATGGAGTCGCGCTGATCTATGCACCCTCGAACTATCCGCTACAGCTCTCGATGGTTCCTGCACTCACTGCACTCTACGCTGGCAACGCCGTCGTGCTGAAGATGAGCGAGCAGACACCGCATCTTGCGGCTGTCCTGCAGGATCTGATGCAAACAGCAGGGCTGCCGCAACACCTTCTTCAAGTATTCACCGATGCGCCCGACTCTGCAGGAGACTACCTCGAGGCGCGGCCTGACTTCGTGTGCTTCACCGGGAGCACGCACAATGGGCGAATGCTGGCAGAGCGCGCGGGTCGGCTCCTCATTCCCTCACTGATGGAGCTTGGTGGCAAAGATGCCGCCATTGTCTTCGCAGACTGCTCGCTGCCACGCACGATTGAAGGCGTTGTTTACGGAGCATTCCTTCATAGCGGACAGGTGTGCGTGGGCATTAAGCGAGTCTTCGTCGAAGAATCTCTTTACGAAAGCTTTGTCGCGAAGCTCGTAGAGCGCATCCGGCAGTTGCGACCGGTGCAAGCGGATTCGGGTGAAATGTCAGCGAGTTTGTCAGATGCTTTACGAACTCGACTCGCTTCTCAAATCGACGAGGCCGTTCAGCGCGGAGCACGAGTGCTCCATGCGCAAGACCTGACGGGACGCTTCCCCGTCATACTGACGGATGTACCTAACGACGCTACGCTCCTACGTGATGAGAGCTTCGGCCCCATTCTCTGCATCGGCAAATTCGATGCGGAAGAAACGGCAGTACGCCGCGCCAATAGCGGCGACTTCGCTCTGGGAGCCAGCATCTGGACGCGCGACCTGCGCAAAGCACAACGCGTTGCGAGCGCACTTCGCGCGCCTAATATCGCCATCAACGATGTGATCCGCAATATCGCCAACCCCGAGGCCCCCTTTGGCGGCAATGGTGCCAGCGGCTACGGACGTTATCACGGCGCTGAAGGCCTGCTTACATTCAGCAAGACGAAAGTTGTCATGACGCAACGCGCTCGCAAGACACGCGAACGCCACTGGTTTCCTTTTCTCCCTGCAACCTATCGCCAGCTCAGCATCATCATTCGCGTCCGCCATTCGCGAATCGGAAGATGGTTCGGCGCGTTTGCCTTTGCCATGGCCTTAATGACGCCCTACCTCGTAGGCGCGACTCACGCTCACACCTCAACACTCCAGACGGAGATGTAAATGTCGAAACCTCTTACCGCGGTCGTGATCGGAGCTGGCATCGGTGGCATGTCCGCTGCTATACAGCTCCAGAAGGCCGGCATCCAGGTCACTCTCGTCGAAAAGAACGGGCAACTCGGCGGCAAGCTGAACCTGCTCGAAACACAAGGCTTCAAATTCGATCTTGGCCCCTCCATCTTCACGCTGCCGCAGGTCTTTCGACCTCTGTTTGAAGGCGATGGAAAAACCCTCGAAGACTATGTGCCGCTCGAGCGAGTAGACCCGCAATGGCGAAATTTCTTTGAGGACGGAACCGTACTCGACCTGTGGGAACGGACGGAGACGATGCGCTCCGAGCTGTCTAGACTCCCGGATGCAGGGACAGCGTTTGATGACTACGAACGCTTCGTCGCGTACTCCAAGCAGCAGTACGACGTCGTCGAGCGCGGCTATCTTCGCGAAGGCCTTGATGGCTTCTGGGAACTGATTCGCTTCTACGGTCTCATGGGCGGACGCGAAATGGACTGGATGCACTCGATGTCCGGCGCGGTGAACAGCCGCGTTCGCAATCAGTATCTGCGCGACATCTTCAATTACTTCATCAAGTACGTCGGCTCGTCTGCGAACGACTCGCCAGGCTTCATGAACCTGATGCCGTACATCCAGCTAGGCTTCGGGCTCTGGTATGTCAAGGGTGGTCTGTACGAATTCGCGCGAGGTTTTGAGCGGCGACTGCGTGAACTGGGCGTCGAGGTTCTTCTGCAGACAGAGGCAACACGCATCACTCAAGAGGGTGACCGTGTCTCTGGCGTCGAATTGCGTGACGCACAGGGCGCGACTACCTTCGTTCCCGCAGATTTCGTCATCTCAAATATGGAGGTCATCCCTGCATCAGAACGTCTTCTGCAACAGACGCCTCGGCAGCTGAAGCGGCTCTCGCGGTTTGAGCCAGCATGTTCGGGAATCGTTCTTCATCTCGGACTCGACCGCGAGTATCCGCAACTCGCCCACCACAACTTCTTTTATTCGAAGGACCAGTCGCAGCACTTCGATCGCGTCTTCCATGAGAAGCGGCTCCCGGACGATCCGACAATCTACCTCGTTGCGCCTACACGCACCGATCCTTCGCAGGCGCCGGCGGGATGCGACAACATCAAGATTCTCCCGCATATTCCACCGCTACAGTCCAAGCGCCCATACACCTATGAAGACTGTGTGGCACTGAAAGAGTTATGCCTGGACAAGCTCGAACGGATGGGCCTTACCGATCTTCGCAAGCACATCATCGTCGAAGACTTTTGGACGCCGTTTGATATTGAGAAGACCTACTACTCAAATCGCGGATCCATCTACGGGGTCGTCTGCGACCGCCGCCACAACTTCGCGTTCAAGGCTCCGAAGCGAAGCGCCGACTTCAAGAACATGTTCTTCGTAGGCGGCAGCGTCAATCCCGGCGGCGGCATGCCCATGGTGTCCCTCAGCGGTCAGCACGTGGCCCGCATGATTCTCGAGCAAATAGAGCAATGATCTGGTGGCTTCTCTTCAGCGCGATTGGCTTGATCAGCGGATTCGTTCTGATGACGCGGGCGCCCGCCATCGACAACAAGCCTACGCATGAACCGGGAGAAGTTCACCGCCCCCTTTCGATCATCATCCCCGCGCGCAATGAGGAGCGGAATATCGCCAAGCTGCTTGCGTCGATTGGCTGCTCGCCCGCGCTCGAGGTGATCGTGGTGAACGACAGCTCGCAGGATGCAACCGCAGAGGTTGCACGGTCCCTCGGGGCAAGAGTGATTCGTCCGACCGCTCTTCCTGACGGGTTCACCGGAAAAGCATGGGCCTGCACAGAAGGCGCGCGCGTCGCGAGCCATGAACTACTTCTTTTTCTCGACGCGGATACACAGTTCGATGGCGGTGGCCTGCACGCGTTGTCCCACATGGCTGGTCTGAGTGACATGCAGAACAGCGCGCTATCCGTCTTTCCGTTCACCGCAACAGAGAGATCCTACGAAGAGTTGTCGCTCTTCTTCAACCTGCTGATGGCGTTCGGAACCGGAGGGTTTGGCAGCTTCCGAGAAAGCCACCTGTTCGGTCAGTCTCTCCTCATTAGTCGAGAGAACTACTGGAAGGTCGGCGGCCACGCCTCAGTCGGACGGCACGTGCTCGAGAACCTGCATCTGGCGTCGAAGCTCCGCGAAGCAGGTGTGACACCTGTTTGTCGCGTGGGTCGCGGAACACTCAGGATGAGGATGTTCCCTGACGGCTTTCGGCAACTCGTTTCGAGTTGGACGAAGGCTTTCGCAAACGGCGCGCAAGTGACAGACAGAAAGGTTCTGCTCGTCTCGATCGTGTGGCTCTCGGCGCTCTCCTCTGCGGCGCTCATCCCGTTCTTTGCCCACGGCGCGTTCTTCTCATGCTCGCTCGCGTTGTACGTGCTCGCGAGCATTGAGGTCTTCTTCTTCGCTCGACAGATAGGCTCGTTTCGGCTCTACAGCTGCGTCCTCTACCCCGTGCCGCTGGTGTTCTTCTTCGGCATCTTCGCTCGCTCCGCGTATCGTCGCGCTATGAATCGCCCGAGCGAATGGAAGGGGCGCGCAGTATGAAGCCCGCGCTCACGGCGGTCCTGGACATCACTCTGTGGCCGGTTGTGCAACTGACCATCAGCGCGCTTATCCTGCGTGTGCCCTTGCAGCGCTTCGAGCATGACAATGTCCTGACGGAGATAAGTCAGCCTCGACGCGCAGCCAGATTCTATCGGCATCTCCGCGTACCACAGTGGAAAAGGCACTTACCGGACGGCGCAAGCTGGCTGGGAGGCGCGCGAAAATCTCTCCGCTCATTCGACGTGCGCGACTCGCAGCGTTTCCTCGCAGAAACTCGACGCGCGGAGCTTGCACACTGGCTGCAACTCTGCTGTGCACCTGTCTTCTTCCTCTGGAACCCGCGATGGGCGTCCGTCGTTATCGGCGTTTATGCCGTGGCAGCGAACCTTCCGTGCATCCTCGCGCAGCGGTACAACCGAGCGATATTGCTACAGCGGAAACCCGCACCGACTAGGAGGTAATGCGGGCGGTCGAGTCGCGGACTACAAGCCGTGGCAAGATCACTTCGGTCTGCGCCGATGCGTTGGCGTCACGGCCATGATGCAAAGCGAAGAATGCTCGTGTCGCGATGTCGAGCCGCGAGAGATGCAACGTCGTGAGCGCCGGCTGCACAATCTCACTGAAAATGAGATCGTCAAAGCCGACGACCGACAAGTCCTTTGGAACCGAATATCCCAGGCGCTGCGTGGCGTGCAGTAGGCCCACAGCCGTCATGTCATTCGAGCAGATGACTGCGGTAGGTCGTTGCTTCATGCTGAAGATGCTTTCGGCGGCGGCTTGACCGCCGGTCATCTTATGATCGCCTTCGAAAATGAAACGCTCATTCGCCTTCAGTCCGCCCAAACGAAGAGCCTCGACGAACGCCTGGCGACGCCTGGCAGCCGAACTTAACGTCGGTGGCCCTGCCACGAAGCCGATCCGCTTATGCCCCAGCATCAGCAGGTGATCCACCGCTTCCTTCAGCCCATTCAGATAATCCACCGTGATGTTGTGCACGTCACCGAGCAGCACCGGCTGATTCAGGAACACCGCAGGAATACGCGCGTCGCGAATGCGCTGGATCGCGGCCTCACTCACTTCCGACGTAAGCACAGCAACGGCTGCGACGTTTCTCTCGAGCAGACGGCGCACGCTGGCCAACATCCGGTCTTCGCTGTAACCGCTATTGGCAAAGGTGACGTCAATGCCGTGCTCGGTCGCCAACGCCTCAAACTGCTCGATGAGATCGGGAAAGAAGGGGTTGCGGATGTCAGAGACGATCAGGCCATAGACATTGCTGCGCCCGGACCGCAGGCTCCGAGCGCTGTTGTTAGGAATGTATTCGAGCTCGCGAATCGCGTCGCGAACGCGCTGCGCCGTCTCTTCCCGCACCTTCTGCGGGTAGTTCAACACTCGCGAGACGGTGGCACTCGAAACGCCAGCGCGCTTTGCAACGGCAAGAATATCCATACAAGTCAGCTGCCGAATTATATCGACTTGGACGAACGAAAGCATTCGCCCGGGTCTGTACTTATCGACCTTCGGCAAGCGCCTGAATCAACGATTGCTGTCATCCGATCCGAGCCACGCCAAGCCCTGGGACACCGAGGTAAATACGTCCCCGGAGTTGACCTCGGCCTCACCAAAGCGATCCGTAAAGATCTTCCTCACCGCCGGAACCAGCGAAGTGCCACCGGTGAGAAAAACGCGATCCACCTCAGCCGCACGTAGCCCGGCAGCATCCAGCACCGCATCAATTGACCGCTCCATGCGTTCCAACTCCGGCGCGATCCATGTTTCGAAATCCGACCGCTGCACATCCTCATGCAGTTGGAGCGAACCCGTCTCGAGCGAGAAGGTGGCCGTCTCGCTCACGGAAAGCTGCGCTTTCACGCTCTGCACCGCTTGATGCAGTACGTAGCCCAGGTCTTCCTCCACGATCGTCCGCAGAGCAGAGATCTTGTCCGGCTCTGAAGCTCGTGTTTCAGCCACGCGCAACATATCGCGCACCTCGCGCGTGCGAAGGAATGACAAGGTGTGCCAGTGCTCCAGCCGACGGAATATCCACGCAGGCAATGTCGGCAACTGCTTGCCGAAGGAGGTCGACGAGGACTCAGAGCCCAAAGCTGGAGAGATCAACCTGCGGACGATGCGCGCGTCGAAGGCATCTCCCGCCAACCCGACGCCCGTGCTCGCCAACACTTCCGCTGCTCCCTGATGCACACGGAGCAAAGAAAAGTCGGTTGTACCTCCGCCGAAATCACCGATGAGCGCGACGCCTTCGGTCGCGTTTGCAGCGCGATACGCTCGAGCGGCGGCGACCGGCTCCATCGCGAAACTCACGTCTTCGAAACCTGCGTCCTTGAATGCAGCCAACAGGCGTTGCTCCGCGAACACGTTGTCAGCTTCATCCCCTGCCCCGACAAACATCACCGGACGTCCAACAACGGCGCGGGTCACGTCGAAACCAAACGCTTCACTCGCGTGAGCGCGAAGATCACGCAGAATGCGCGCCACCAGTTCTTCAAAGCGATATTGCCGACCGAAGATCTCTGTACCTGTCAGGCTGCGCGCTGAGAGATGGCTCTTCAGAGACTGGATCAGACGTCTCTGGATCTCATCTTCATCCGCTTCCAGGTAATGCTCAACCGCCTCAGCACCGGTCCAGGAGCGCACACCGCTCGCTCCCGCAGTGGATCGGCCTCGTTCCAGATAAAGGAGCGAGCGCGATGAGCGGCTGCTCCCCAGTCGGGATCTGAACGCTACTTCTTCTACGCTTCCTTGACGTACGAGGGAGACGGAACTGTTCGTCGTTCCGAAATCGATCCCCACTACATGATTCTCTTGTCGCAATCTGGCTCCCGCACAGCGCGTCGCTCTGCCAGCGACGCCTCTGTAATTTTGCAGCATCCAGCCAGAAATTTTGAAATGCCACCGGGAAGTCGCAGCCGCACACAGATCAATGAAGAATCAAACTGACCGTCAGCGTAGCGAGCACGATGCACGTGATGACGACGTATATCCGATCACGCTCCAGCGCAAAGCCGATGATCGAGAAGAGCACGCGAATGATGGGCGTCAATAGCAGCACGATGATTCCGAGTTGAGCCAAGGCTTGTCCGCGGTCGGCGAGCTTTGCGCTTGTGCTGAAGAGCAGCCGCACTGTGCTTGCCGGAGACGCAAACAGGCTCGCCTCGCCGATGAAGTGATGGAACTCCGCTGGTTGCGGATGTGCCGTGATCAGCGCCAACGCTCCGCCCAGCAGTCCGAGCGTCGTCGCCGCGAGCACTCCGCCGCGCAGCGTCAAGCTGATCAGCCGCTCCAGAGACTTGTCCGTAACCTGCGCGCTCATCGCGAACCTCGCAGTCCATGCACAATCATCTGCACAGCGATGATCGCGACGGTCGCGGCAAATACGCGGCGCAGTGTGACCACAGGCAATCTGGGCAACAAGCGAGCGCCCACCATTGACCCCGCGAGCACTCCCAGCATGACCGGCAGCGCAATGACGGGCTGAATGTAACCACGTTTGAGATAGATCGCGGCACTTGCGACACCGGTCACACCGATCATGAAACTACTTGTCGCCGTCGAAACCTTGAACGGAATCCCCATGACCCGATCCATCGCGATGACCTTCAGCGCACCGGAGCCAATGCCCAGCAAACCGGAGAGCATCCCCGCAACGTACATGAGTCCGAAGCCCGCCTTCGCATGCTCGACCTCGTAGTGGATCGTGCCCTGCGGGGTTACATAATCGCCGCCCAGGCGTAGCTTGCGCGTTAGCGGATCAGGATGCTTCTCCCGTGCCTCATCCCTCTTCATGCGAATGACGTTCCATGCTGAATGAAGCAGCACCAACCCAAACAAGATCGTCAGCGCGCCCGTAGGCGTCTTACTCGCGAGGAGTGCACCTGAGATCGCGCCGACCGTCGTCGCGACTTCGAGGAACATTCCGATACGGATGTTCGAAAGGCCATCACGCACATACGCCGCAGCCGCGCCTGACGAGGTTGCCACGACGGAGACAAGGCTTGCTCCGATGGCATAACGGATATCCACCCCGAGCAATAAGGTGAGCGCAGGGGTCACGACAATACCTCCGCCCAGTCCGGTGATGGCTCCGAGGAGACCGGCCGTAATGGAGACCAGAAACACGATCAGGGTGAATTCATGCGCAGGCATCGGGAGTTTCGCTGTTCTTCAAACGGGAATAAAGGACAAGTCTCAAGGGCTGTCACCATTGAATCCCGCGACCTATAATCAGTCCAATCGTATTTTGCGCATTGTCTATTCGGAAAGGCTGAATACTCCCGAATGTCCATGGAGCTGAAGCATCTTCAATCCTTCATCGCTGTCGCGGAACAGCTTAGCTTCGTGCGAGCGGCCCAGAGATTGCATATCTCGCAGCCAGCACTCACCGCGCACATCCAGCAGCTCGAAGAGAGCGTCGGCGCACAGTTGCTTCTGCGGAATAAGCGCAGCGTACGGCTGACCGAAGCGGGAGCCGATTTTCTCGAGGCGGCTCGTGACATCCTTCATCGCGTGAAGAGAGCCGTTGATCAAGCTCAGGAATCCGCTCGCGGAGAGACCGGACGGTTGAGGATTGGCTTCGTGTCCTCCGCGGCCCTGGAGATCGTTCCGCCTCTCGCCGTTGCTTACCGCAAGCGTTTCCCGGGCGTGCAACTGGACCTGATGAACTGGCGCACCAGCGACCAGTTGCGGCAACTGGCCGACAAGGAGCTCGACATCGGATTCGCGCGCATGCCCGCTCAACACAAAGGCCTGAGCTTCGCTCGCATACACAGAGAGCCACTCGTCATGGTGCTTTCCAAGCAGCATCCTCTCGCTCGCAAGAAGGACCTACACCTTGCTGACCTGCGCGATCAGCACTTCATCTTGTATGGCAGAAGATGGGCACCGGGCTTCTTCGATCAGATCCTCGACCTATGTCAGCAACAAGGCTTCACGCCGAACATTCTGCAGGAAACCGCAGAGATGTACACCGCGGTCGCAATCGTCGCTGCGGGACTCGACGTCTCGATCCTCCCCCGCTCCGTAGTAGCAGCGCAGCGCCGAGGCATCGTCGTCAGAGAGCTCAAGTACCGCGAAGCGTTTTCCGAAATCGCCATCGTGACACGCGACGAGCCTGCTTCCGTGCTTGTTCGAAATTTCGTCAAGCTCGCCAAGTCAATGGCGAAAACAAAGCCCGAGGCGACGGCTATGCGTCTTCTCACGCGATAAAGATTGCGCGAGTGGTTCCGTGCGGTATCGTTACCATTTTTATGTGGCCGTGCAAGCAGGATTGCCAAGGTCTTGCACGGCCCCGCCGCTTATCGTGAGGTTACAACGCTGGGATTCTTATGGTATCGTTACCTCGCTTTTGCAAATTCGAGGAACAGAGGTCTCTAGAAATATGCATCGTCGCATTGCCGCCGCCATCGCCACTGCGGGTCTCGTCGCCGCCAGCTTGTCCGCACAAGAGAAGCCTTTCTACCTTCACGATGGCGATCGCGTCGTGTTCTACGGCGACAGCATCACCGACCAGCGCATGTACACCATGATCATCGAAACGTATGCGATGACGCGCTATCCGGGCATGACTGTCGAGTATACGAACTCCGGCTGGGGCGGCGATCGCGTCAGCGGTGGTGGTGGTGGACCGATCGACACTCGACTGCAACGCGATGTGGTGGCCTACAAGCCGAATGTCGTGACGATCATGCTGGGCATGAATGATGCAGGCTACAAGGCCCCCACCGAAGAGCTCGACAAGACATACTTCGACGGCATGAAGTACATCGTCAACACCCTCCGCAAAGACTTGCCGGGGGTTCGACTTACGGCGATTCAGCCTTCTCCGTATGACAACGTAACGCGGCCGCCTGCATTCCCGATCCAGAACAACTACATCTACAACAACGCACTCGTGGCTTATGGTCGTTGGATTGCGAACTACGGTGCGGCGAACGGCATCACGGTTGCCGATGCGAACACAGACTTTGTGAAGATGCTGCAGAAGGCGTTTGCTAAAGACCCGGACACGGCTTCGAAGATCCTGCCGGACCACATTCATCCTTCATTCGGCGGACATCTGATGCTCGCGGGACAAGTGCTGCGTGCGTGGGATGCTCGTCCCACAGTCGCCGCAGTCACGATCGACGTGAAAGGCTCGAAGGCTTCCGTGAAGGAGAGCGAACACACAAAGATCTCCGCACTCGATGCCTCGAATGGTGTGAAGTGGACCGAACTTGACGATGCCTTGCCGCTTCCCTTCACGCAGTGGCAAAGTATGTGGGGTGGAGGCCCGACGGTAAGTCTCGTAGTGGAGAGCTCCGACCTGATGACGCTGCTCAACGAAGAGCCGATGGCGGTGAAGGGGCTGAAGCCGGGCGTCTACGCTCTGCGAATTGATGGCAAGCAGATCAGCACCTTCTCTGATGTGGAGCTCGCAAATGGCGTGAACCTCGCGCCGATCGTCACGCCGATGTCGGACCAGGCCTTCGACGTGTACCAGGCGGTGGCACAGCATAATGACCTCCACTTCGATCGCTTCCGCCATGTGCAGGTCGCTTTGGATTCCGATAAGTTCGCCGAGCAGTCAGCAGCATCCCAGGCAATGGACACGCTGGAGGCTGCCGTCGTGAAGAAGGCGCGCGAGCTCGCAAAGCCGAAGTCGCATACCTTTGAGCTTGTGCCTGTCTCCTAACCTCGCTCGGAAGATTCGGCGTTGTTTCATGAACCCCTCACGAAACAGCGCCGAATTTGTTTGTAGGCTTTTCACGAAAGGTTGATCCACCATGTTCGTTCGCACACTGCGCCTGCCACTCGCCATCGCTGCGCTCTCTGCATCGCTCACTTGCTCTGCACAGCTGCAGGCCACGAAGACAGGCGTAGAGTTTCGCTCCGGTACGGATGCCGTCGCCATCGATTTTGTCGAGGATAACGTGGCGCACATCCATGTGTTGCCTGCGGGAAAAGCGGACGAACGCACGCCGGTGATGGACCCGGCCTATAGAGCGTCTGCGGTGTCGCCTTCAGTACGCCTCAGCTCGCAGCACCTGGCCACGCTGGCAACAACCGCAGTGAGCGTCCGTGTGGAGGACGGCGATTTCTTGAAGGTCACACTCTGCGATAACGCGACGCACTGCGTTCAGCTCGACAATCTTCTTGCAGCGGCGAAGGGCGAAGCGTTGCCAATGAATCTCGATCACGTGCAGACGCTCTACGGAATGCGCGGGCTGCCGCTGGTGGATGCAGGCACGAGTTTCGCACGCAATGGTGGCGCGACGATCGCAGCCAGCTTCCAGGGCGATGGCGGCGCCCCGCTCTTCTTCACGGACTCACTCGGTGTACTCATTGACTCCAACGGCGGAAATTTCCAAGTCGTCGGGCCATCGGTGCGTTTCAGCGGAGGCTCGCGCAAGGACCTCGAAATGTATGTCGCCTTCGGTAAGCCAATGCAGGTAATGAGTTCCATGATGAAGCTCACAGGCCTGCCGCCTATGGCGCCGAAGTGGACACTTGGCTTCATCCACAGCTTGTGGGGGACAGACGAAGCGCGGCTGAAGGAGATTGCGAAAACCTACCGCGAAAAGCAGATTCCCCTCGATGCGTTCATTCTCGACTTCGACTGGAAGGCATGGGGTGAAGACAACTACGGCGAGTGGCGTTGGAACAGCACGCACGGCAAAGGCGCATTTGCGCCGGACAAGTTCCCCGATGGTGCTTCTGGTGCCTTCGCGAAAGAGCTTGGCTCGGAGGGCATCAAGCTCGCGGGCATTCTCAAACCTCGCATCCTGCTCTCGCCTGATACAAATCCTGACCATCGCACGGAAGCCGCGGCCTACGCGGACAAACACAACCTCTGGTTCCCCGATGAGAAGCCGGAGAAGGACTACGTGACTGAGCGCATGGCGCGCAATCTGAACTTCACCTTGCCTGAGACACGCACCTGGTTCTGGGAGCATCTGCGGCCTTCGTACCAAGCAGGCCTTGTGGGCTGGTGGAATGATGAGGCCGATCCGCAGACACCCTCGCAGGCGGCGAACGTACAGTTTCTCAACATGGGGCGGACGCTCTATGACGGTCAACGCGCAACGGATGACCGCCGCGTGTGGTCGATCAATCGCAATTATTATCTGGGCGCGAACCGCTATGGCTACGGACTGTGGTCGGGCGATGTGCTCACAGGTTTTGATTCGATGGCATACCAGGAGCGACGTATGATTGCGTCGCTCAACATCGGCGCAAGCCACTGGAGCATGGACACGGGTGGTTTCCGTGGCACGCCAACGCCAGAGAACTACGCGCGCTGGATGGAGTTTGCGGCTTGGGTGCCGATCTTCCGCGTACATGGAAACTTCAACGAGAAGCGTATGCCGTGGTCGTATGGTCCCGTAGCCGAGGCTGCTGCGACGAAGGCCATTCGTACCCGCTACTCACTGATGCCATACATGTACTCCTACGAGCATGCTGACCACTCGACGGGTATCGGCATCGTGCGTCCGATGTTCTGGATCTACCCGGAAGATGCGGAAGCCTCTGCGCTCGAAACTGAGTGGATGTTCGGTGACGCGTTTCTCGTTTCGCCGGTGGTGACGCCGGGGGCAACGAACCAGCGCGTGTATCTGCCGCAAGGCACGTGGTTCGACTACAGCAGCGGCAAGCGCATCGAAGGCAAACGCTGGATCGACGTTGCCATTGACCCGAAGACGTGGAGCGACACGCCGGTGTTTGTGCGCGACGGATCGATCATCGCCACACAGGAGCCGCAGCAGTTCACCGACCAGCACCCCGTGCAGGAGGTGACGCTCGACGTTTTCCCCAATGCACAAGCGGCGGCGTTTACCTATTACGAGGACGACGGTCAGAGCTATCAGTACGAGAAGCAGCAGTTCCTCTC contains the following coding sequences:
- a CDS encoding glycoside hydrolase family 31 protein yields the protein MFVRTLRLPLAIAALSASLTCSAQLQATKTGVEFRSGTDAVAIDFVEDNVAHIHVLPAGKADERTPVMDPAYRASAVSPSVRLSSQHLATLATTAVSVRVEDGDFLKVTLCDNATHCVQLDNLLAAAKGEALPMNLDHVQTLYGMRGLPLVDAGTSFARNGGATIAASFQGDGGAPLFFTDSLGVLIDSNGGNFQVVGPSVRFSGGSRKDLEMYVAFGKPMQVMSSMMKLTGLPPMAPKWTLGFIHSLWGTDEARLKEIAKTYREKQIPLDAFILDFDWKAWGEDNYGEWRWNSTHGKGAFAPDKFPDGASGAFAKELGSEGIKLAGILKPRILLSPDTNPDHRTEAAAYADKHNLWFPDEKPEKDYVTERMARNLNFTLPETRTWFWEHLRPSYQAGLVGWWNDEADPQTPSQAANVQFLNMGRTLYDGQRATDDRRVWSINRNYYLGANRYGYGLWSGDVLTGFDSMAYQERRMIASLNIGASHWSMDTGGFRGTPTPENYARWMEFAAWVPIFRVHGNFNEKRMPWSYGPVAEAAATKAIRTRYSLMPYMYSYEHADHSTGIGIVRPMFWIYPEDAEASALETEWMFGDAFLVSPVVTPGATNQRVYLPQGTWFDYSSGKRIEGKRWIDVAIDPKTWSDTPVFVRDGSIIATQEPQQFTDQHPVQEVTLDVFPNAQAAAFTYYEDDGQSYQYEKQQFLSQQISAQKSGTVTTLHLLAAEGQFKPALQHYILRVHTRAHAVSLNGKPLSESDSGWKATSDKYGDVAVLRVQAGAKLDITLR